One Paramisgurnus dabryanus chromosome 8, PD_genome_1.1, whole genome shotgun sequence DNA window includes the following coding sequences:
- the LOC135771887 gene encoding uncharacterized protein, translating to MATQDSEEHVEKMECEQIQQDEATSRDPPSPPLQSDQTVEPKQFSNRAPRKRRNKRLRPDEATSPAPSCTSLQSDQSMGRPITFKEGTTDIRLRRDEATSPAPSCTSLQSDQSMGRPITFKEGTPDTRLRPDEATSPAPSHTSLHSDQSMGRPITFQERSPDIRLRPDEATSPVPSCTSFQSDQSMGRPITFKERSPDIRLRPDEATSPVPSCTSFQSDQSMGRPITFKERSPDIRLRRDEATSPAPSCTSLQSDQSMGRPITFKEGTPDTRLRPDEATSPAPSCTSFQSDQSMGRPITFKERIPDIRLRPDEATSPAPSHTSLQSDQSMGRPITFQERTQDIRIIKKNVKEPFRRPDSSWRKEALSPDISKLSATLLTEDHYRCSVCSEVFKNPVSIPCGHSYCKHCIEIYWSKPTQAECYACPQCRKRFRDRPVLNVNVALTKLIDELQQAGFSPALPAHCYAGPEDVSCDICTEMKFKAVKSCLTCCVSYCETHVRQHYTVPALQRHNLIEPCNIPCITETTIVSSAEKTLQEDNKLLIATVSKRNSMLMEKAKRLCKGFEVHCNDFPTDIIEMAALGRPLYLGMLYDTTSDSQTSFLWSDSTIASMRVSLPRPQTDVKVLEGDSIQDRFRALEMSPMSRTKALQGLIEVNGAAMFLNHQIQSEHQERITLHYKTTTRLDMISQTLLHEGVSPSVINTTTATHVIIAVSYGAQAFFVFNRRQNNSKKTAEMKDIIKKLSSSFCLSHISSSLNDNEKAMSLLYNCSLYIDVGDWKSPVSFKKAVKIYGSLPELLGSQGEKAVPLKVWLYPLKRLERTSACAALSGVNESLMQRAENILEHLNKQIKKCQDFMTSTDNLSVVIWFPALKDKLVDFSELLQKYKADYQRGITEIAEDSEVKEEEGEKKLRHLLERHDRSPFSADNINQWLENKETELKILNDCKAADITVVKSQSELHQIINDPQINRVMCFTLTSPDDEDSFLTALKHYIESDHITPTDSLQSKPVKINQKVLIDLQLYIAAKEANEDTEQTRFIAASVPDDEFPKFTVQFYYAGMIVSRNMKFGVKPDLAQITQIKPNSVSVKWNNLQKKRFVVEYRVVGDDEMNNNTWKQITVYNHTFKEECVISSLKPDTEYQLRYAVCDNNSMSNFSWFINFKTSSVARPGRPSVTKLSRDTLRLTWLKAEADEDCSILQYMVEYREAGLEGWSSVLTQGPQCECTLTEPHSTCYRVRVSAVYENTTSKPSEETSVPVDVWTINLSERKTSILLEVLKLQTEKKPVELIDWTDDESEVRGFIQCLPYISLLR from the exons ATGGCCACACAAGACTCAGAAGAGCATGTGGAGAAGATGGAGTGTGAACA gatTCAACAAGATGAAGCAACATCCCGAGACCCCCCCTCGCCACCACTACAAAGTGACCAGACAGTAGAACCAAAACAGTTTAGCAACAGAGCTCCACGTAAAAGAAGGAATAAAAG GCTGAGACCAGATGAAGCAACATCTCCAGCCCCTTCCTGCACATCTCTTCAAAGTGATCAGTCAATGGGTCGACCAATAACGTTTAAAGAAGGAACTACAGATATAAG GCTGAGAAGAGATGAAGCAACATCTCCAGCCCCTTCCTGCACATCTCTACAAAGTGATCAGTCAATGGGTCGACCAATAACGTTTAAAGAAGGAACTCCAGATACAAG GCTTAGACCAGATGAAGCAACATCTCCAGCCCCTTCCCACACATCTCTACACAGTGATCAGTCAATGGGTCGACCAATAACGTTTCAAGAAAGAAGTCCAGATATAAG GTTGAGACCAGATGAAGCAACATCTCCAGTCCCTTCCTGCACATCTTTTCAAAGTGATCAGTCAATGGGTCGACCAATAACGTTTAAAGAAAGAAGTCCAGATATAAG GTTGAGACCAGATGAAGCAACATCTCCAGTCCCTTCCTGCACATCTTTTCAAAGTGATCAGTCAATGGGTCGACCAATAACGTTTAAAGAAAGAAGTCCAGATATAAG GCTGAGACGAGATGAAGCAACATCTCCAGCCCCCTCCTGCACATCTCTACAAAGTGATCAGTCAATGGGTCGACCAATAACGTTTAAAGAAGGAACTCCAGATACAAG GCTGAGACCAGATGAAGCAACATCTCCAGCCCCTTCCTGCACATCTTTTCAAAGTGATCAGTCAATGGGTCGACCAATAACGTTTAAAGAAAGAATTCCAGATATAAG GCTTAGACCAGATGAAGCAACATCTCCAGCCCCTTCCCACACATCTCTACAAAGTGATCAGTCAATGGGTCGACCAATAACGTTTCAAGAAAGAACTCAAGATATAAG aATTATAAAGAAGAATGTTAAGGAGCCATTCCGTAGACCTGATAGTTCATGGCGAAAAGAGGCTTTATCTCCAGATATCAG CAAACTTTCAGCCACTTTGCTGACAGAGGATCATTACAGATGTTCAGTGTGTAGCGAGGTCTTTAAGAATCCAGTTTCTATTCCCTGTGGACACAGTTACTGCAAACACTGCATTGAGATCTACTGGAGCAAACCAACTCAAGCTGAATGTTACGCTTGTCCTCAGTGCAGAAAGAGGTTCAGAGATCGGCCTGTGTTGAATGTTAACGTTGCTTTAACTAAACTGATAGATGAACTACAGCAGGCTGGGTTTAGTCCTGCTCTTCCTGCTCACTGCTATGCTGGACCTGAAGATGTGTCCTGTGATATCTGTACTGAGATGAAGTTCAAAGCTGTTAAATCCTGTTTGACCTGCTGTGTGTCTTACTGTGAGACTCACGTCAGACAACACTACACTGTACCAGCACTACAGAGACACAACCTGATAGAG cCTTGCAATATACCATGTATCACTGAGACCACTATAGTATCCAGTGCAGAGAAAACACTGCAAGAAGACAACAAACTGTTGATAGCAACAGTGTCTAAACGTAATTCG ATGTTGATGGAAAAGGCTAAACGTTTATGTAAAGGATTTGAAGTTCATTGTAATG ATTTCCCCACGGACATTATTGAAATGGCTGCTCTTGGTCGCCCCCTGTACCTTGGAATGTTATATGACACTACAAGTGACAGTCAAA CGTCTTTTCTGTGGAGTGACAGCACTATTGCCTCTATGAGAGTCTCTCTGCCTCGACCTCAAACTGATGTGAAGGTTCTGGAAGGCGACTCCATACAGGACAGATTCAGAGCTCTTGAAATGTCTCCTATGTCAAGAACTAAAGCTCTTCAAGGACTGATAGAAGTTAATGGAGCTGCAATGTTTCTGAATCATCAAATTCAGTCTGAGCATCAGGAAAGAATTACATTGCACTATAAAACCACCACCAGACTAGACATGATCAGTCAAACACTGTTACATGAAGGAGTTTCTCCATCAGTCATTAATACAACCACAGCTACACATGTGATCATAGCTGTGAGCTACGGAGCTCAAGCCTTCTTTGTGTTTAATCGTCGGCAAAATAATTCAAAGAAAACTGCAGAAATGAAAGATATAATCAAGAAGCTGTCCTCTTCTTTTTGTTTAAGTCACATAAGTTCAAGCCTAAATGACAATGAAAAGGCTATGAGCCTGTTATATAACTGTAGTCTCTACATTGATGTGGGTGACTGGAAGAGTCCAGTGTCTTTTAAAAAGGCAGTGAAGATCTATGGGTCTCTGCCAGAACTGCTTGGATCTCAAGGCGAGAAAGCGGTTCCTCTGAAGGTTTGGCTTTACCCTCTGAAGAGACTGGAGAGGACCTCAGCGTGTGCTGCTCTCAGTGGAGTCAATGAAAGTTTGATGCAAAGAGCTGAGAACATCCTAGAACATCTGAATAAACAGATCAAGAAATGTCAGGATTTTATGACGAGCACAGATAATCTAAGTGTTGTTATTTGGTTTCCTGCTTTGAAAGATAAATTAGTGGATTTTTCAGAGCTTCTTCAGAAATACAAAGCAGATTATCAGAGAGGTATCACAGAGATTGCTGAAGATTCTGAAGTTAAAGAAGAGGAAGGAGAGAAAAAACTTCGACATCTACTAGAGAGACATGACCGATCACCATTCAGTGCAGATAATATAAACCAGTGGCTGGAGAATAAAGAAACTGAACTGAAGATTTTAAATGACTGTAAAGCTGCAGACATCACTGTTGTGAAATCACAGTCAGAGTTACATCAGATCATAAATGACCCACAGATAAACAGAGTGATGTGTTTCACTCTTACCTCACCAGATGATGAAGATTCATTCCTCACTGCTCTGAAGCACTATATTGAATCTGATCACATTACACCAACAGATTCACTTCAGTCCAAACCTGTTAAAATCAATCAGAAAGTGCTCATTGATTTACAATTGTATATTGCTGCTAAAGAGGCAAATGAAGATACAGAACAAACCAGGTTCATTGCTGCATCTGTACCAGATGATGAATTTCCTAAATTCACTGTGCAGTTTTATTATGCTGGGATGATTGTGAGCAGAAACATGAAGTTTGGAGTGAAACCAGATCTTGCTCAGATAACTCAAATAAAACCCAACAGTGTGTCTGTGAAGTGGAATaatttacagaaaaaaagaTTTGTGGTGGAGTACAGAGTTGTGGGAGATGATGAGATGAATAACAACACTTGGAAACAGATAACAGTTTACAATCACACTTTTAAAGAAGAGTGTGTTATTTCTAGTTTAAAACCAGACACAGAATATCAGCTCAGATATGCAGTTTGTGACAACAACAGTATGAGCAACTTTAGCTGGtttattaactttaaaacatcttCTGTAGCACGACCAGGACGACCCTCTGTTACTAAACTGAGCAGGGATACTCTCAGACTAACCTGGTTAAAAGCTGAAGCAGATGAAGATTGTTCAATTCTGCAGTATATGGTTGAGTATAGAGAAGCAGGACTGGAGGGCTGGTCATCAGTATTAACACAAGGACCTCAGTGTGAATGTACTTTAACTGAACCTCACAGCACCTGCTATAGAGTCAGAGTATCTGCTGTCTATGAGAACACCACCAGCAAACCTAGTGAGGAAACATCTGTACCTGTGGATG TCTGGACCATAAACCTCTCAGAGAGAAAGACCTCCATCCTCCTAGAAGTGCTGAAACTCCAAACAGAGAAGAAACCAGTAGAGCTGATAGACTGGACAGATGATGAGAGTGAAGTGAGAGGATTTATCCAGTGTCTGCCCTACATCTCACTGCTGAGGTga